The Toxoplasma gondii ME49 chromosome XI, whole genome shotgun sequence region CACCAGAACTGAGAGAGGCACGAACGGCGCAGATGTAGACGCGCTACAACTGCAGGACTCGAACTGAGACCTCCACtgtgtcgttctctcctttgtctaATTGCGTCATATCATCTATGTGTTGTTTAAACGCGAAAAGTACGAGAAGCGCGCCGATCACAACTCACCTCTTGGGAACTTGAGTTCGCAACACCAGACACTGTTATCGGTCCAGATCATGTTGACAGCCTTCTCGGCGATCCAGCCCCCTACAGTGGCGTCACTGCCAACGAGACAGACGTTCTGGCCGAACTGATAAGGCGACAGACATGACAAGAGACAATGTTACGTAGGAACACACGCGAAGAAAATGGCAACACAGTGCCCCGGAGCTCTGGACCCTGCGGGCTCACAGCGGCTCAGTTGCCGGTTTTCCTCCAAGAGGAAATCCGGTTTTGTTTCTGGCACTCGGAGAAATCTCAACGTGAAAATTCATCGTCTAGCAAAACGTTAGCTGCAAATGCATTTTAGACCGGCGCGGCGAAGAGGTCAGAGACAGAGTTTAACCCAGAAGGCGTCGCTGCGGTCCAACGGCTGTAACCGTACCGTCCTGACTGTATCAATGAAAGCTGCAAATAAAGAAGTCCTAAAGTTGAGCTGAGGATTCAAGTGGGCACAAAATATAGAAGAATCCCAAATGCCCGACGACTGAAGGGACCTTGACACTCGGTTCTGTCGCTCACTCACCCGCGTGTGGATGGGGATTTTGAAGACAACGTGGCGCATGGAACtggctttttctctgcgaaTCACTTCCTCGAGGGCATTTTGGTAGATTCGAATCTTTCGCTCCTTGATTTTCTCGTGGTATTTCGCCTGAATTCTTCGACGTTCCTCAGCCGTGAGGGGCGGGCGCGGCACGGAGACGCTGGCTGCTGGCTCTTCCTCCAATGAGCCTTCCGGACGCTGTGGCTCAACGCCGTCTGGAAGATCGTCATAAATCATGGTCAGTTGCAAAGCAAAAGTGAAACCAAAGAAGTTCGCGGTGATAAACGTCCGGTAAAAAGAATGATCTGGACGTTGTGGGCGGCAGTCACTGGATTCAACGACTGTCGCGAGCTGCGCCTTTAcgtctcgggtgtacatacactcaaAGCAACCCGCTCAATCCCGTTCACAGGTTACATTTCGCCCGAAGCCAGGTAAATGCGGCGCTCTGATGAGAAAATGCGTCTGGCCAGATTTCGATTCCTCTTCTGTTGTCGCGGGTTCCATATCCGACGGACGACGAAACACACAGGAAGAACTAGTGAGAAAGGGACCGgggcgagacagaacgcaGCCACAAAGACACATTCAGCAGCATGCTGAAGGAAGCGAAGTCCGGTGCCCTTTGAAACAACTGGAAAAAGTCAAGCGAAGTTCGTTGTTGGCAGGGCTACTGAACGAGCAAAAACACCAGACCATGCGCCGGCGCATGCCACAAAAAAACGCTGCGAGAAAAGCGGGCAGCAATTTGCAGGAAGTGTGCAGTTGACTTTGCTACAAACGTGCGACAAAAACTTCCGCTGTTCGCTGGAAACAACCGCCAAACATGCAGGTTACGGGATTTCATGAGTGCTTAGGTATTACAGGGACATTCAGTAAGTGGTTGGGACGGGAAACTGTCGAGGAAATCCCCAAACAGCGGAAGTATCTGGACGGTGTGCTAGGCCCGGATTCATTCGCACGCCACGAGCTTGCATGTACCGAGTTGGAGTGTTTTGGATGACAGACGGAAACCTCTGGTGAGGACACGGCAAAAACGTTAAGCAACTTGCCAATTTAAAGTCGATGGATACTGAATGTGGCTGCAGTTGTGGTCCTCTCTGGCCAAATATGCGTGTGAAGGTgcctttttttttcgcgtaCACAAATCTAGGGTGCGTTGCAATTTCCACTCACTGGTTATACGTGTGATACGTCCGTTAGTGTTGCATCAATATCATTATCGTACCGGCAAACGAGACTACACACTCGATGGCGGAACTCTCCACGTTTCTCCGACCATCGAAGACCGCAAAGAGTTCGGCTCCGTGTTCACCCGCTAGATGCAAGCGAGCACCTGTACCCTTGGTCGTTTCGGCGTTTATACAAATCTCAACGAAAGCTCTTTCCTTCCATACACTGGGGCTTGATTTCCCGAGATACAATGTGCACTGCTTTGCGGTAGTCCATTCACATGCTCCTCTGGAACTGGCGTCTTTGACGATACCACCGTTGTTGCACATCGGGTACGTCCAGGTGTAGTAGATGGGTGACTCTAGAAATTGGAACGGCTAAAAGTGTTCAAGTCTCGGTATAAACTCAGTGGGTTATGTTCTTTACGTATTCCACGGAGTACCGTTATTTCTCGTAGCTGTCTCAAATGGTCCAGTGGGGTGGGGGGGAAGGGGGGTGGGGTGTAGTGCACCCCAATCATAAAGAGCTCGGTGTCTTTAACTCATGTCTGAAATCCTCTTGAGTCATAGTATGCCGCGCTCTAGATCTGTCCATCCTCCGCACTTCAAGCACTGGCCGCCagttgctctctctgctgatCTTAAGATTCGAGGCATAAGATTTGCAGGTCCATACATTTTGGTGCcaggtgtatgtatatctgcTATTAATGCTGACACTGACATCATTCAGGGATGGACATAGGGTGTTTGTCGCATGCACTGCTTCAACACAAAGATACCGTTTTCCCTTTTTAATGGATGGCAGGAGCAACCTTGTAAGCGGTCACCTTttgcagacacagaggacgTTTGACAGTGCCCTCCTTGCCGAACCGAAAGAGCAACATCGATACAGAAGTCGTGCTGCGTAAGTAACTCGAATGATACACGAATCTCACCCACGCCGCACATTCACTTGGGGAAAAGCTCCCCGACGAATGAACTCCAGGAATAAACTTGTGAACGAAGCGGCTGTTAACGAGGCTTCCAATTCTTCAGAACGAGAACATCGAAATGAACGACACTGCTCATCAGTGACTGCTCAGCCAGTATGAGGCTACATTCTTTCCCTCAGGCACATGCAGATGTCCCGATTCCTCGCTTGCGCACACAAGAGAGGCGTAGCAATGCAGTCAACAGGAAAATGCGTACTCCCTTCAGGCGAGTCTCTGGATCCTCTAGAcctttcgtctgtttttcaCAAATGCAGCAgttgtgcatgcgctgagCGTATCATCCTCACGACCTAGTGGCTATCGTGGTCgttcccccccccccccccctgcTGAAAGAACTGGTATATCCTCTCTATGGACGACAGAAGATAGACTATTTTCGTTGCTAGAGTCGCTGGAAATAATTAGCCACCGAAAGTTGTATCTTCTCCCACTACCCGATGGTTCCACACGTCGGCGGCGGTGTAACATGTTTCCGATTGCATGCACGTCTGTCTGAAAATCGCTGACCATTTCCAGTGAGAACGCGCAAGCAAAGGGGAAGCTTCTGTGCCCGGGTGAAAGTggttctctcctgttcctcaAGGTCGTCGTGTACAGTTCATGTTTCCACTGTTATTCCGATTTTCCAGTCATCTGGGCCTTTTGACGGCTCGAGTGAAAGAGGCGCATCTGCATGTATTTGCGCTGTGTGAAACTgaagcctctgtctctttatTACATCTACCAGAGGAGATACAAAAACCTCATGCGGTTCGACTTAAAAGTCTACCCCTGTCATGAAGTTTTTCGAGTGGTGGATAGAAGGATCTAACGCAGTAGATCGGTGCAGCCATTGTTCTGACAGCAGATCCactggaaacgagaagaagtcCAGGAGAGATTCGACCGCGTTGTTTAGGGTACTTTCAAAGTCCTACAGAACACCAAAGCTGTAGGGTTTGAACTCCCTTGCAAAACTTCGTCAAGGCACTCCAGCAGTGGGGCGAcgcctcttcgttttcagtTTAGTTTTTAAAAAACACATTTCaagaacagaagagcgaAATCCTCAGTTTTACGGGACACACATGAGCAAAAGTCAGTGAATTTCCCCGATGCGCCGacttgcatgcacctgcATGCAACTACAGCGTAATGCTGTCGACTCGAGGCAGGTCGAGAAATTTGCTCTTCGATCCGATCCTTCGCAAGCCCCgttgttttctcgtttttttgcCGTGCCGTTTTGTTCTCCCGCCTTGCATGCCCGTCGAAATATGAAGCACAGTCTCTGCCCGTCTTTGGTCGAGCCAGGATATCgatggagagacaccagcgaggagacacgccATGGTAGGCGGCTGGCGGCAGGAAAATGCCGAAAATATGAAGGGAAAGGAGAACCTTTCGAAGAATTGGTTTCTTCCGCCGCATGCATTTCCAGAGCGATTGCTGCGAATCTCGTTTCAAATACGGTACAGCACTTCCTGAGTCctctgcagaaaagaagcgtcGGAGGAATTTAGAGCGCTGACCAGCAGAGGTGAGATGGACAAATCGAGCGGTCCTTTTCCCGTGGTTCCTGTTTTACTCATGAACttgcggtgtacatacaccgcacCGAGGCTCCTGTTTATAGAATTCTTGGCAGGTGTGGAAGTCGAGTTCGTGCTGGAGCTTGCCGCTCGCCCGCATTTCTGCTTTCGTCCTTTGAGCGGAACAACGAAAGACGTTGGTTTTAAAGAAATTGTCATCCTCCACGCTTCGGATTCCGGGACATGAAACCTCCGACTGACCATGCAGTGTCTTGACGGATCCTAAACAGGTTCCTGGAATTCGCGGACCCCGTGGGCGCGATGTTTCacctgctttttctctgcgtccgcactcctctctttcgctttcttcagcAATTTCTGTTCTTTTGTCAACGATGTTCCTTCCAAAGCGTCTCCAGCTTTCCACACAGGActttccttcgtcctcgcgCTCGCTGCGCTTCTCACCTGCTCAAACAGCTTTCCGCCAGTGTAGATGGAGTCGCTCCTCTCCACCTGCATCTCGACGTCGAGATGCAGAGCCAGACGCAAGCTGCGCTGCGTGTTTGGATCTCGAGTCTCGTCAGTTCAACCACATGCAGACGTCAAAGAAATCACAGAGAAGCTCGGAATGCTTCACAGGCTCTTCCTTTCGCTATCCCAGAGAGggtgagagaggaaaaaacgaaggcaCGGCCCGCGTAAGGTGGAgcgagacacggagacagtgTCTCTCGCAGATCCGAGAGGATGAGGAAATTGGCTGTCGACCTCTTCCACCGATGCGCGAGTCCTTAGAGTGTCACAGTGTGAATGCCATTTTCTCTCCACGTGGAAGTCGCGAGGCCGAGCcgcctttctcgttctcgtcCGCGGCTCGTTCTCCTCGgatttctccttcctcttcgttcgctttttcgcgttctgggaaggccgccttctcctcttcgtcaccCGCGGCGTCTCCTGGTCGAGTGCACACCGGTGAAAACGCGACGGCGACGCTGTCCGCGTCCTCTGCGGCCCCATTTCGATTTGGCAGATTTACCGGGGGAGACTCGCGGGACCTCAGCGCCCGACGCAGGGTGTGTGATGCACAACCGAGCggtcgcgaagaagagctgcaATTGCGGGCCGGACGGATGTGGGGTCGGGGAGGGGAAGTGACACCTGGAAGCGGCGAGAACAGTCGCATGCAAAGAGATGCTGGAGAGTTTTGGGGGGGGAGGCCTGGATCTGCTGaacggaaggaaagaagtcCTTTCAATGACGAAATGAATCTTCGGCCCTCGACTCGCGCGTCCCCCACTGCAGACACACCGTCCCGCATTCCGAACTCACGAGCTTCTTCGGGCTCgtcttcttgctcgtcttcgtcttcttgctcgtcttcgtcttcttgctcgtcttcgtcttcctcctctcgcagCTCAACTTCGTCTTTcgactctgcttctccagttGAGAGACTTCTCGACCAACTGGCGGACCTGGAGAAGCGGGTGAGCTGCCGCAGAGGGGAGAGCCGGCGAAGTCCTGGATCGTTTCTTGCATCTTCTCGTCGAGAGTTCTTGAAGCTTTCCAGTCGGGATTTGGAGGAGATCGCCGCGTGTCTTCTCCCCTCAGTTCGATTCATGGCCTTCGACCAGCTGACGCGAATGCTCGCTgcgctcgcgtctctcaTGAGGGCAACCCCGCAgtcctcgtcctctcggctcttttcgtcttcgacGCTCGAGCCGTACGTTCATCTCCTTGCGCCTAACAAGTCTTCGGCGCGCTCTGGgtcgcctcgtctctctccttctccgtcttcgtcgttgccttcgcttcccagcctccctctgcgtttctttccggACCGTGCTggtctctcctcccctctttctGGGACTGAACCGATCTCTgcgggagacagaacacACAGTGCGTTCCTGCAGACTCTGCGAACTCTGCCAGGCGACAGCTCGACATGCGTCCAACTCTTGCGGCTGACCTGCACTGCAGCCATCGCCTGTCTCagaccttcttcttcctctccttcttcttcgtctccttcttcttcctctccttctgcttcctcgtctgcttcttccactcctctttctcctcctctttgcGTCCCTGCAGCCTCGACTCGAGAGCCAGCAGGGCTCACGCTTGCGTCTGTGCTTCAGTTTCTCCACGTCGTTGTGAGTgacttgtctctgtcttcaccGGCTCTCTTTCGACGGGCAGCTGCGCATCTGGCGGACGAATCGCCTCTCCTCGAGCACTCTGCGCCTCGCGACTGCGCCCGTCTGTTGCATGTCTTCATGAAGCACGAGCTTCTGCTCGCTgagcaagagaggagacaagcgtCGAATCGCTGGCCCTCGACAGCGAAGCCTGCGGCTCCACTGGGTCGTGTGACCGCCTCGAACCAGCCTCCGAACGCGCGTCTTcgttcgccgtctcctcaCGCCCAGGCCGCCCTGCTGTCCGTCCGCCCTCCGTCGCCTCGCTCTGGCGCCTCGGCTGCGGCCTCGCCGGATGCTTCCACTTCTCCCTGGGGGCGTCTGACCTTTGAGCATGCCCTGACGGTCCCCATGTTTCCTCTGGCGGACTCGCCgctctcgtctgcctccgTGCTGCGAGTCTTTCGCCGCCTGGCGGCTCGGCTCTCCaagctgcagcagagacactctGCCGTCTTCAAAGAGCGTGCCGCGTTGGAGGAGACGGGACGAGTGCTGCAGGCGAAGAGGGAGGCGCTTCACGGCCGAGCGGAGAgttggagagacgcggaagcgcGAGACGGGAGTCTGAGACGACCGGCAGGAAGTAGCCAAGTAGAAGGCGCGAGCGCAAGAGAGGGCGCAGGCGCTGGCGGcaggggagaacgagaaggaagaagagatggGAGCGAAACAGACGCAAAGGACTGGAGGGAGctcgaagcagaggagaagagaattGCCGCTCGACGTGAGGAAGTGAGTGGAAACGATCAACTCCTCGTTTTGAATGGACAAGACCTGGCGATGATtttcgatgcatgcatcaaAATGCGTCTCATCGATCTCCGACTGTTCACCCTGCTGGTTACTTCGTCGCTGCGGACTCTCCTTCAAAGCTCGCGCAACCCTCCGCATCTTCCGCCTCTTGCTCggttgtctccgtcgcctccgtcctctctgtctctgtctgaagtgtctccttttcctgccTCAGGGGGGTCTGCTCGGGGGGCTTgggcgcgagaagaaagagaccgGCAGTGCACGGGGAGAGACTGGGCTGCTCTGTACGGACAGTTGGTGTGTCTGCTCAAGCTGCTTGAGGAGGCGcagtcgcatgcagtctccgTGAGTGTTGGATTGCCTTCTGAGCCAGGCACCAGCACCGGACGAGCAGCCGCGCAGGCGGCCTCCCATCCCTCGCCTCGTTTAGGCGAGGGTCGACAtccctctccgttctcgtctccgtttggttctcctctccacgcACCCAcatcgtcttcgctctcttcgtctcctctcgcttcgtcttctcgttcttcgtcacTAGAGCTGAAGGAGCAAGGCGAGCGTCCTGTGGATTCAGGGGTAGTTGTGCTGGCGTCTCGagttctccctttcctcgttcGAGACGTTCCTGCTGCCCTCGGACGGGAGAAGCTGATGAGTCTGCACCCCCACAGCCTCGTGGCGCTAGTGCACGGCAGCAGCGAGCTGGTGCGGTTCACAGCGCGGTTGTCGGACAAGGACTTCCTGAGaattctttctctcgcggcggacaggaagagcgaagcgTCTTCTCGGCAGAGTGCGACGGCGgtggacgacgaagagcggTGCGACAGACGCGTCGCAGAACCGTGGAAGAGACTCGAGTGGGTTGCGCGATGCGTTGCGCGAAAGGGAGCTcagaatgcagagaaaagcgaattGTGGAGAATGCTGAAGGACTGCCATGCCCGAATTATGAGTTCCGCCTTTCAATTCGAGCCTTCGCAcatctctgttcttctttcgGCGTACGCAAACCTCCAGCAGAAGCTGCCGTCCAATTCCACCTCTGCGTCATCGTCGCAGAGCACGCTGGAAGGAGACCACTGGCGAGAACAAGGCGAGTTGTCAGGGAGAACTGAGGACGAGATTCTCTGCCTCACCGACTTGATTGCGTCCACTTCGTTCACACAACGAGTCGTGGAGGTTGTGCCGAAATTCGTCGTTCCTCACCACTGCGCTACGACGCTGCGGgcactctctctctttctctcaaCCCACTCGGCCGTTAcatcttcttcgccttctggcCGGCGCGTTTCGCCCATGGCGTTgaccgcgtcttcttcgcctcactgctcttcttcatctctgttgtctccgtctccgtcgccttaCTCGAGCGCCTCTTCTGCACGTCACGGTGAAGCTTCCAGCGGCCGAGAACCAACAatggagaaacgagacgccACTCGTCATGCCGCAAACAATGCCGCAAAACTTTTTCAAGTGGG contains the following coding sequences:
- a CDS encoding starch binding domain-containing protein (encoded by transcript TGME49_314910~Predicted trans-membrane domain (TMHMM2.0):27-50), whose product is MYTRDVKAQLATVVESSDCRPQRPDHSFYRTFITANFFGFTFALQLTMIYDDLPDGVEPQRPEGSLEEEPAASVSVPRPPLTAEERRRIQAKYHEKIKERKIRIYQNALEEVIRREKASSMRHVVFKIPIHTRFGQNVCLVGSDATVGGWIAEKAVNMIWTDNSVWCCELKFPRETTRMEYKYLIKEGNYVIWEPGQNHVVDLRRLQELGQPNLSRGVESARVIQDSWGRGDAQDL